The proteins below are encoded in one region of Methanofollis aquaemaris:
- the gpmA gene encoding 2,3-diphosphoglycerate-dependent phosphoglycerate mutase, with product MIKLVLLRHGESLWNKENKFTGWTDVDLSEKGVAEAHEAGKALKDAGFTFDLAHTSVLKRAIRTLWITLDEMDLMWIPVRRSWRLNERHYGALQGLDKAETAEKYGDEQVFVWRRSYTTPPPPLEADDPRFPGHDRRYAGVPDNELPATECLADTVKRFLPLWEEEIVPELKAGRRVLIAAHGNSLRALVKHLDGISDDEIPQVNIPTGIPLIYELDDDLKPIRHYYLADEARVKAAIEGVKKQGAAKK from the coding sequence ATGATCAAACTCGTCCTCTTACGCCATGGCGAGAGCCTCTGGAACAAGGAAAATAAGTTCACCGGGTGGACTGATGTCGACCTCTCCGAGAAAGGAGTTGCCGAAGCCCATGAGGCAGGGAAGGCCCTCAAAGATGCCGGGTTCACCTTCGACCTCGCCCACACCTCGGTCCTGAAGCGGGCCATCCGCACGCTCTGGATCACGCTCGATGAGATGGACCTGATGTGGATCCCGGTCCGCCGTTCCTGGCGGCTGAACGAGCGGCACTACGGAGCGCTCCAGGGACTGGACAAGGCCGAGACCGCGGAAAAATACGGCGACGAGCAGGTCTTTGTCTGGCGCCGGAGTTACACCACCCCGCCGCCGCCCCTGGAGGCCGACGACCCGCGCTTCCCCGGCCACGACCGCCGGTATGCAGGCGTGCCCGACAACGAACTCCCGGCGACCGAGTGCCTGGCCGATACGGTGAAGCGTTTCCTGCCGCTCTGGGAAGAGGAGATCGTCCCTGAACTGAAGGCAGGGAGGCGGGTGCTCATCGCCGCCCACGGCAACAGCCTCCGCGCCCTGGTCAAGCACCTGGACGGGATTTCGGACGACGAGATCCCCCAGGTCAACATCCCGACCGGCATCCCGCTCATCTACGAACTCGACGACGATCTCAAGCCCATCCGCCACTACTACCTTGCCGACGAGGCGAGGGTGAAGGCGGCGATCGAGGGCGTGAAGAAGCAGGGCGCGGCGAAGAAATAA
- the hxlA gene encoding 3-hexulose-6-phosphate synthase, which translates to MTRPKLQVALDILELHRAAQIAREAVAGGADWIEVGTPLIKSEGMAAVRELREAFPDHEIVADMKIADTGTMEVEMAARAGASIVCVLADADDTVIAESVRAARLYGVRIMADLINVADPVRRAQELEGLGVDIVNAHVGIDQQMIGKSSVDLLRSIAGEVSIPLAVAGGLDASTAAQAVAAGADIVIVGGWIVKARDVEGSAQKIRAALDDPSLVPPEKKSLDEEIRALLTAVSAPNVTDAMHRKGAMNGLFPLTMGVKAVGPAVTVQTFGGDWAKPVEAIDLCRPGDILVINNDGRTEIAPWGELATHSAKNQGISGVVIDGAVRDVDDIRAMKYPLFARACVPNAGEAKGFGEINAEITCCGQQVRPGDWIIADESGAVVIPKERAYEVARRALEVKKMEDRVREEIERGSTLAQVQELYKWEKR; encoded by the coding sequence ATGACACGCCCAAAGCTCCAGGTGGCCCTCGATATCCTCGAACTCCACCGTGCGGCCCAGATCGCCCGCGAGGCGGTTGCCGGCGGTGCCGACTGGATCGAGGTGGGGACGCCACTCATCAAGAGCGAGGGGATGGCGGCGGTGCGTGAACTCCGTGAGGCCTTCCCTGACCATGAGATCGTGGCCGACATGAAGATCGCCGACACCGGGACGATGGAAGTGGAGATGGCGGCCAGGGCCGGGGCAAGCATCGTCTGCGTCCTGGCCGACGCTGACGACACCGTCATCGCCGAATCGGTGCGGGCGGCCCGTCTCTATGGGGTGCGGATCATGGCCGACCTGATCAATGTGGCCGATCCGGTGAGACGGGCACAGGAACTTGAGGGTCTGGGTGTGGACATCGTCAATGCCCATGTCGGGATCGACCAGCAGATGATCGGGAAGAGTTCGGTCGACCTCCTCCGCTCCATCGCCGGCGAGGTCTCCATCCCGCTCGCGGTCGCCGGTGGCCTCGATGCCTCGACCGCCGCCCAGGCCGTGGCGGCCGGAGCCGATATCGTCATCGTCGGCGGATGGATCGTCAAGGCGCGGGACGTCGAAGGCTCGGCACAGAAGATCAGGGCGGCCCTCGACGACCCGTCCCTGGTGCCGCCAGAGAAGAAAAGTCTGGACGAGGAGATCAGGGCGCTCCTGACGGCGGTCTCGGCGCCCAACGTCACCGATGCGATGCACCGGAAAGGAGCGATGAACGGTCTCTTCCCGCTCACCATGGGGGTGAAGGCCGTCGGTCCTGCGGTGACGGTTCAGACCTTCGGTGGGGACTGGGCGAAGCCCGTAGAGGCGATCGACCTCTGCCGCCCCGGCGATATCCTCGTGATCAACAACGACGGCAGGACAGAGATCGCCCCCTGGGGCGAACTCGCCACCCATTCGGCGAAGAACCAGGGCATCAGCGGGGTCGTCATCGACGGCGCCGTGCGGGACGTCGACGACATCAGGGCGATGAAGTACCCCCTCTTTGCCCGCGCCTGCGTTCCGAATGCCGGCGAGGCGAAGGGCTTCGGCGAGATCAATGCCGAGATCACCTGCTGCGGCCAGCAGGTCCGGCCCGGCGACTGGATCATCGCCGACGAGAGCGGCGCCGTCGTCATCCCGAAGGAACGGGCCTACGAGGTCGCCCGCCGCGCCCTTGAGGTGAAGAAGATGGAGGACCGCGTGCGAGAGGAGATCGAGCGCGGGAGCACCCTGGCGCAGGTGCAGGAACTGTATAAGTGGGAGAAGCGGTAG
- a CDS encoding S8 family peptidase produces the protein MEILLLLSTVALVQGSGFSDEVVPDVSLYEPNTVIVRFAAPTGDGPALCSASVNAHSALGADVADDLSDLVPGMQVVELPEGVSVEEAVDYYSRLSSVEYAEPNYYVHALKEPDDPYFEKLWGMKNTGQILQDGQSFEGMLIYYNGQAGTPGADMSIPGAWNITTGSSNVTIAVVDTGVMYTHTDLAANIWTNTREIPDNGIDDDGNGYVDDVHGWDFVSEDNNPMDFNGHGTHCAGTIAGVGNDSVGVAGVMWTAKIMPVRVLDTQGYGTVYHSIAAIKYATAMGADVISCSFGGGEGSEAYRDAIRASSALVVCAAGNDGTNNDAFPMYPANYNSPNVLSVAALDNQDKFAIFSNFGKISVHVTAPGVGILSTIPIWSAAYQDEITESSVNDWKTLSYLESANWSGDYMSGTERYALGVSGVNVSLTYSDTPFIDLEDTILEFVTAYTLKEGTDRLQILVSTTDFRNYPSYNDMINNDSCYIADVVTGSSHREIVSRIVDLDRYGTMLGEDPLYIGYLYYSKSPDSFAWLDSFTITRYTEPEEGYAYYSGTSMATPMVSGVAGLIKSVNRSLTAEETKQILIDSVDKIPSLEEKVSSGGRVNASRAVLMARSTLQARTTLDLNENGIDADIGDVAYVYHCARNTLSEPDLRADYVEPRGIVDLADARYISDCYVGTTVPAGNL, from the coding sequence ATGGAGATCCTCCTCCTGCTGTCCACGGTCGCTCTGGTGCAGGGCTCGGGCTTCAGTGATGAGGTCGTGCCTGACGTATCCCTGTACGAACCGAACACGGTCATCGTACGGTTTGCCGCCCCGACAGGAGACGGCCCCGCGCTCTGCTCGGCATCGGTGAACGCACACTCCGCACTCGGGGCGGATGTCGCCGACGACCTGAGCGACCTTGTACCTGGCATGCAGGTTGTTGAACTTCCAGAGGGAGTCTCCGTTGAAGAGGCGGTCGACTACTACAGCAGACTTTCCAGTGTCGAATATGCCGAGCCGAACTATTATGTGCATGCCTTGAAAGAGCCCGACGACCCCTACTTCGAGAAGTTATGGGGCATGAAGAACACCGGCCAGATCCTGCAGGACGGCCAGAGCTTCGAGGGCATGTTGATCTACTACAATGGTCAGGCCGGAACGCCGGGTGCCGACATGAGTATCCCCGGGGCATGGAACATCACCACCGGTTCGTCCAACGTGACCATCGCGGTCGTTGACACCGGGGTCATGTATACCCACACCGACCTTGCGGCCAACATCTGGACGAACACGAGGGAGATCCCTGATAACGGCATCGACGACGACGGCAACGGGTATGTCGACGATGTCCACGGCTGGGATTTTGTTAGCGAAGACAATAATCCGATGGACTTCAACGGGCACGGGACTCACTGCGCAGGTACCATCGCCGGCGTCGGGAACGATAGTGTCGGTGTTGCCGGCGTGATGTGGACGGCGAAGATCATGCCTGTCCGTGTCCTTGACACACAGGGGTATGGCACGGTCTATCACTCCATTGCTGCCATCAAGTACGCGACTGCGATGGGAGCCGATGTCATTAGTTGCTCATTTGGCGGTGGCGAAGGAAGCGAGGCATACCGGGATGCGATCAGGGCCTCATCGGCGCTGGTGGTCTGCGCCGCGGGCAATGACGGCACGAATAACGACGCCTTCCCCATGTATCCGGCAAATTATAATAGCCCGAATGTGCTGTCTGTCGCTGCACTGGACAATCAGGATAAATTCGCCATCTTCTCAAATTTCGGCAAGATCAGCGTCCATGTCACGGCACCTGGTGTCGGCATCCTTTCCACGATCCCTATCTGGTCCGCGGCATATCAGGACGAGATCACCGAGTCGTCGGTGAACGACTGGAAGACACTCTCGTATCTGGAGAGCGCGAACTGGAGCGGGGACTACATGAGCGGGACAGAGAGGTACGCACTGGGTGTCTCCGGTGTGAATGTGTCGTTGACCTACTCTGACACCCCGTTCATCGACCTGGAAGACACCATACTGGAGTTTGTCACCGCATACACCCTCAAGGAGGGGACCGACAGACTTCAGATCCTTGTTTCCACCACTGATTTCAGAAACTATCCATCCTATAACGATATGATCAACAACGATAGTTGTTACATTGCCGACGTCGTCACCGGGAGTTCGCACCGGGAGATCGTTTCCAGGATCGTCGATCTGGACAGATATGGCACCATGCTCGGTGAAGATCCCCTCTATATCGGATATCTGTATTATTCCAAGAGTCCGGACAGCTTTGCCTGGCTTGACAGTTTCACGATCACGCGGTATACCGAACCTGAAGAGGGGTATGCGTATTACAGCGGCACGTCCATGGCGACGCCCATGGTCTCAGGTGTTGCAGGGCTGATAAAATCGGTGAACCGAAGTCTGACTGCGGAAGAGACAAAGCAGATCCTGATCGACTCGGTGGACAAAATCCCTTCTCTTGAAGAGAAAGTGTCCTCCGGCGGGAGAGTCAACGCGTCCAGGGCGGTACTGATGGCACGGTCGACCTTGCAGGCGAGAACGACTCTGGACCTCAATGAAAATGGTATTGATGCCGACATCGGTGATGTTGCGTATGTGTATCACTGTGCCCGGAACACGCTCTCTGAACCAGACCTCCGTGCCGATTATGTCGAACCCCGGGGTATCGTTGACCTTGCCGATGCAAGGTATATCTCCGATTGCTATGTGGGCACGACAGTGCCGGCCGGAAACCTGTAA
- a CDS encoding NosD domain-containing protein, with amino-acid sequence MVAATVLCCMPGAAAEGTEGTDIEERCPAAGSELGTGISDEQTDASPESVHDLGLLSKGDISVLAVTPSEITQSVFVNGICKITVPGTYTLQEDVSGTVLITVDGSVVLNGNGHILRPDPDNAADQKYGVQVTDGTASATIENFGNITGFSGPGIHSRAFRTTTIRNNIIYGCGDEPITSLRSTNCQGIYAASQKIVVTSNTVTDCGTPETSTTPGPGSYGILVMGYDGTVSNNTVTGCGKITESRDGRTGSYGIYAKTGLLVSDNTVTDCGKVTTSGAEEVSGTGIFAQGGIISGNTVTDCGKTVGAGGENIGNGIFGMSGTTIEKNIVTNSGFSNGESDLSFGFGIRAEDGSIRDNVVSGCGRESPMGYGIQSVAGAEVTDNRVSDSGIDCVKGGFGIFLSGGFSDLTLADNEVTGCGVSRAEGYGIVAMNAGSRTGSKSVIRNNTITGTSATACLKLNSVSALTMTENRINADGPALSLTGGLTGASRIYNNAFNTSSYVHPDVTMAAIEKYAWNAETPVFARNIIGGEWTAGNWWGSTDGASGYSDTHSSVKGFGKEAFEVVAGSGVYDAMPLCGLSESGGGELKITGGVGYTYDRTTTTYTITAPGEYWFTGFAHVKPVIIASDDVALDGGYFSISVGTKTPGKTGIFAEDRSNIVVKNCQVKNGDIGINVTGREIVITGNTVTGSALYGIYTGDATVTDNSVTVKAVGIHGSGIVSRNTVAAPIGIEVTREAEDVFIKSNTVTSTTTGISVPSEWGGRATLSGNVVKSDATALEVNGGTGSVYNNLFRAETYVAGTAPADYAWNITPTDMAGRNIVLGKYIAGNYWTNAAGNGWSDTTTSETGYSETPFEVKTGVYDKTPLCSVELPPVSGVELTEAGGSGYAYASGKYTITVPGYYYFKTQPHIVSIESDDVVMDGRDVLLTADTRSTVVSTKQGKQYRNVTVKNCYIDGGYIGIRVEGTDGADVSVIDNTLKNTKSYGVYVKKGVVDGNILTNCAYGGIGYHSIVVYDYARVTNNIVSGATKNGIYYSNTLSDGAGGAEIAGNRVQDGRGDGISVTGKDGNTTVTGNTVTTMRHSGIFITPGRNNPDIDGATVRVLDNTVTDCEVGIDSTVKTLELTRGNVVTDCDTGISGDGEITGNTVQECMVGIAVPAGAATPATITDNRVSGAGGCAVEVDGSSGSVYNNVFATRTHVRGSAVDTYAWNITPTRGENIVGGAYRAGNWWGSPDGTDGYSEINHAVNGYLGENPANCYEPAPGVCDYYPLVRTTDLTLDPALHVADGDVVLDMPAVFAAHYTGTAIDRCGSWTWTFTDATGTDTQNFTSATMEIEHTFTSPGPAVVALTVADRDGQTVGTSRWKGVVARSALKIGIENLEDGAIFTVDTGVTLRADVPDLDEPENATYAWECVGDDVATFSSPDAMETTVTFTRPGISGIKLTVTPGGADAEKYPAGSVVCTAVVTATPSVPTPPEPLNPVKPKIDSGSPDVPTIIPEISVDRQDVDGDAGFTVTVVTPVSGEVPKFAATMGRPSDAFLTLNITPENLKDEKHLQYSAVFTVCIPASTVPENEKYNVRVYRFNTVSAAWEALPTTWVKTEAGVHHYEVKTPGFSVFTVVRAVPKGVPASSSGSDGWSDRETAVCNADGVARFNGVIRTVSLGSGAAGALVVLDGDIAITPAQEFYRVVAVTVRDPSVTGGADITFCVPNGVYENAGYSKDDIALALYTGEKWEVQSTCCTGEEKGMTCYSAHIPAPGTVAVVYGKGITASSDSAAGNTTAPTVMPTPIPTTPTVPEVVETTAPITAGTATAAPTGPASTPGFGIITALAGAGAATLLAGRRN; translated from the coding sequence ATGGTAGCAGCGACGGTGCTGTGCTGTATGCCTGGTGCAGCGGCAGAAGGAACAGAGGGGACCGATATCGAAGAGAGATGTCCCGCTGCGGGAAGTGAACTTGGAACCGGAATCTCCGATGAACAGACTGATGCCTCCCCGGAAAGCGTCCATGACCTGGGATTGTTGTCGAAGGGCGACATATCGGTTCTCGCCGTAACTCCGTCCGAGATCACCCAGAGTGTATTCGTGAACGGCATCTGCAAAATTACCGTCCCCGGCACATACACCCTGCAGGAGGACGTCTCAGGAACGGTCCTGATCACAGTTGATGGGAGTGTCGTGCTGAACGGCAACGGCCATATACTCAGGCCCGATCCGGACAATGCCGCGGATCAGAAGTACGGTGTGCAGGTCACGGACGGCACAGCCTCTGCGACGATTGAAAACTTCGGCAACATCACCGGGTTTAGCGGCCCTGGTATTCACTCCAGGGCATTCAGGACCACCACGATCCGCAACAACATCATTTACGGCTGCGGTGACGAACCCATCACCTCACTGAGGAGTACGAACTGCCAGGGCATCTACGCAGCCTCTCAGAAGATCGTCGTCACTTCAAACACCGTGACAGACTGCGGTACTCCTGAGACCAGCACGACTCCCGGGCCTGGAAGTTATGGGATACTGGTCATGGGCTATGACGGTACTGTTTCGAACAACACCGTGACTGGATGTGGTAAGATCACAGAGAGCCGCGACGGGCGTACGGGATCGTACGGCATCTATGCGAAGACCGGTCTTCTCGTCTCCGATAACACCGTCACCGACTGCGGGAAGGTCACCACCTCAGGTGCCGAGGAGGTCTCAGGTACCGGCATCTTTGCCCAGGGCGGTATCATCTCAGGCAATACGGTCACCGACTGCGGGAAGACCGTCGGCGCTGGCGGTGAAAATATCGGGAACGGCATCTTCGGAATGTCGGGCACGACGATCGAGAAGAACATCGTCACCAACAGCGGTTTCAGCAACGGAGAGAGCGATCTCTCGTTCGGTTTCGGCATCAGGGCTGAAGACGGTTCGATCAGGGACAATGTCGTCAGCGGTTGCGGCCGGGAGAGTCCTATGGGCTACGGCATTCAGTCTGTCGCCGGTGCCGAGGTCACGGACAACCGCGTCTCTGATTCGGGCATCGACTGTGTCAAAGGCGGGTTCGGTATTTTCCTGAGCGGCGGATTTTCCGACCTGACGCTCGCCGACAACGAGGTCACCGGGTGTGGCGTCTCCCGGGCCGAGGGCTATGGCATCGTTGCCATGAACGCCGGGTCGAGGACCGGTTCGAAGAGCGTTATCAGGAACAACACGATCACCGGCACGAGTGCCACCGCGTGCCTGAAACTGAACTCGGTTTCCGCCCTCACCATGACGGAGAACCGCATCAATGCCGACGGCCCGGCACTTTCCCTCACCGGCGGCCTGACCGGTGCGTCCAGGATCTACAACAACGCCTTCAACACCTCGTCCTATGTCCACCCCGACGTCACGATGGCGGCAATCGAGAAATATGCATGGAATGCGGAGACCCCGGTCTTTGCGAGAAACATTATCGGCGGGGAATGGACCGCCGGCAACTGGTGGGGTTCGACTGACGGCGCGAGCGGGTACTCTGATACCCACTCCTCGGTCAAGGGCTTCGGGAAGGAGGCATTCGAGGTCGTCGCCGGTTCAGGAGTGTATGATGCCATGCCCCTCTGCGGTCTCTCTGAGTCGGGCGGCGGCGAGTTGAAGATCACGGGAGGGGTCGGATACACCTATGACCGGACCACCACGACCTATACGATCACCGCACCCGGTGAGTACTGGTTTACCGGGTTTGCCCACGTAAAACCGGTGATCATCGCGTCTGACGATGTCGCGCTCGACGGCGGGTACTTCTCTATCTCTGTTGGCACGAAGACGCCGGGCAAGACCGGCATCTTCGCCGAAGACCGTTCGAATATTGTCGTTAAAAACTGTCAGGTCAAAAATGGGGATATCGGCATCAATGTTACCGGGAGAGAGATCGTCATCACCGGCAACACGGTCACCGGCAGTGCCCTGTACGGTATCTACACCGGCGATGCGACCGTCACCGACAACTCGGTAACTGTGAAAGCGGTCGGTATCCATGGGAGCGGCATCGTCTCCCGCAATACGGTCGCCGCACCGATCGGCATCGAGGTCACCCGTGAAGCGGAGGACGTCTTCATCAAGTCAAACACCGTGACCTCCACGACCACCGGCATTTCGGTTCCTTCGGAATGGGGAGGCAGGGCGACGCTCTCCGGCAACGTGGTCAAGTCCGATGCGACGGCACTAGAGGTCAACGGGGGAACCGGTTCGGTCTACAACAACCTCTTCAGGGCAGAGACCTATGTCGCCGGTACGGCGCCGGCCGATTATGCCTGGAACATCACCCCGACCGATATGGCGGGACGAAACATTGTCCTTGGAAAGTATATCGCAGGGAACTACTGGACAAACGCGGCAGGCAATGGGTGGTCAGACACCACCACCTCGGAGACGGGGTATTCAGAGACACCCTTCGAGGTGAAGACCGGCGTCTATGATAAGACCCCACTGTGCAGCGTCGAACTGCCCCCGGTCAGCGGTGTGGAACTCACCGAGGCGGGAGGTTCAGGATATGCGTATGCCAGCGGCAAGTACACCATCACGGTCCCCGGCTACTATTACTTCAAAACCCAGCCCCACATCGTCAGCATCGAGAGCGACGACGTCGTCATGGACGGACGCGATGTCCTGCTCACCGCCGACACCAGAAGCACGGTCGTCTCGACAAAGCAGGGGAAACAGTACAGGAACGTAACCGTCAAAAACTGCTACATCGACGGCGGGTACATCGGCATCAGGGTGGAGGGAACAGATGGGGCAGATGTTTCTGTCATCGACAACACGCTGAAGAATACGAAATCATACGGTGTCTATGTCAAGAAGGGCGTTGTGGATGGGAACATCCTGACAAACTGTGCCTATGGCGGTATCGGGTATCACTCCATTGTCGTCTATGATTATGCCAGAGTGACAAACAACATCGTCTCCGGCGCCACCAAAAACGGCATCTACTACTCCAATACCCTCTCCGACGGTGCAGGGGGCGCCGAGATCGCCGGCAACAGGGTGCAGGACGGCAGGGGAGACGGCATCTCAGTCACCGGGAAGGACGGCAACACCACCGTCACCGGCAATACCGTGACCACCATGCGGCACTCCGGTATCTTCATCACGCCCGGGAGAAACAACCCCGACATCGACGGCGCCACGGTCCGTGTGCTCGACAATACCGTGACCGACTGCGAGGTCGGCATCGACTCCACGGTCAAGACCCTTGAACTGACCCGTGGCAACGTTGTTACCGACTGCGACACCGGCATCTCCGGTGACGGCGAGATCACCGGGAACACGGTGCAGGAGTGCATGGTCGGCATCGCTGTTCCGGCCGGCGCCGCCACTCCCGCGACCATCACCGACAACAGGGTATCCGGCGCCGGAGGGTGTGCTGTCGAGGTCGATGGCAGCAGCGGTTCAGTCTACAACAATGTCTTCGCTACCCGGACCCACGTCCGCGGCAGCGCTGTAGATACGTATGCCTGGAACATCACCCCGACGAGGGGGGAGAATATTGTCGGCGGCGCCTATCGCGCCGGCAACTGGTGGGGCTCTCCTGACGGCACGGACGGATACTCCGAGATAAACCATGCAGTCAATGGGTATCTTGGGGAGAACCCGGCGAACTGCTACGAACCCGCGCCCGGGGTCTGTGATTATTACCCGCTGGTCAGGACCACAGACCTGACGCTTGACCCTGCCCTCCATGTGGCAGACGGGGACGTGGTCCTCGACATGCCGGCGGTCTTCGCCGCGCACTATACCGGCACCGCTATCGACCGGTGCGGTTCGTGGACCTGGACCTTTACCGACGCCACCGGCACCGATACGCAGAACTTTACTTCTGCGACGATGGAGATCGAGCACACCTTCACATCTCCGGGCCCTGCGGTCGTCGCCCTGACAGTCGCCGACAGGGATGGCCAGACAGTCGGCACTTCACGATGGAAAGGGGTTGTGGCCCGTTCCGCCCTGAAGATCGGGATCGAGAATCTTGAAGACGGTGCGATCTTCACCGTCGACACCGGCGTCACCCTGAGGGCGGATGTCCCTGACCTGGACGAACCGGAAAATGCAACCTATGCCTGGGAGTGTGTCGGGGACGACGTCGCGACGTTCTCGTCCCCCGATGCCATGGAGACGACCGTCACCTTCACCAGGCCCGGTATAAGCGGCATAAAACTCACTGTGACCCCGGGTGGCGCTGACGCGGAGAAGTATCCCGCCGGTTCTGTCGTCTGCACAGCAGTCGTGACCGCCACCCCCTCGGTCCCAACACCACCTGAGCCCCTAAACCCGGTGAAGCCGAAGATCGACTCAGGTTCGCCTGATGTCCCGACTATCATCCCGGAGATCTCTGTCGACCGGCAGGATGTCGATGGGGATGCCGGGTTCACGGTGACCGTGGTGACGCCGGTAAGCGGAGAAGTCCCGAAATTTGCCGCAACCATGGGCCGTCCGTCAGATGCGTTCCTTACCCTCAACATCACGCCTGAGAACCTCAAGGACGAGAAGCATCTCCAGTACAGTGCGGTGTTCACCGTCTGTATCCCGGCGAGCACGGTCCCGGAGAACGAGAAGTACAACGTGAGAGTGTATCGTTTCAACACCGTATCGGCGGCATGGGAGGCATTGCCGACCACCTGGGTGAAGACTGAAGCAGGCGTTCATCATTACGAAGTGAAAACGCCAGGTTTCTCGGTGTTCACCGTGGTGCGTGCCGTCCCGAAGGGAGTTCCCGCCTCATCTTCCGGGAGTGACGGGTGGAGCGATCGGGAGACCGCCGTATGTAACGCCGACGGCGTTGCCCGTTTCAATGGTGTGATCAGGACGGTCTCCCTGGGCTCCGGTGCAGCAGGGGCGCTCGTCGTTCTCGATGGTGATATCGCGATCACGCCCGCACAGGAGTTCTACAGGGTGGTGGCGGTCACCGTGAGAGACCCGTCTGTCACCGGCGGTGCGGATATCACCTTCTGCGTCCCGAACGGCGTGTACGAGAATGCGGGATACAGCAAGGACGACATCGCCCTTGCGCTCTACACCGGAGAGAAGTGGGAGGTCCAGTCTACCTGCTGTACGGGTGAGGAGAAGGGTATGACCTGCTACTCGGCACACATCCCCGCGCCGGGCACGGTCGCCGTCGTGTATGGGAAGGGGATCACCGCAAGCAGCGATTCGGCTGCCGGGAACACCACTGCCCCGACCGTCATGCCCACTCCGATACCGACCACCCCCACGGTGCCTGAGGTCGTGGAGACCACCGCACCGATTACCGCCGGTACGGCGACTGCGGCCCCGACCGGCCCTGCTTCGACGCCGGGCTTCGGCATCATCACCGCCCTCGCAGGGGCGGGTGCGGCAACCCTGCTTGCAGGCCGCAGGAACTGA